From a single Capsicum annuum cultivar UCD-10X-F1 chromosome 12, UCD10Xv1.1, whole genome shotgun sequence genomic region:
- the LOC107850660 gene encoding exosome complex component CSL4 yields the protein MSIAMEELATPGQELGKASELKAGKGAYVSTENGTTYASLTGFLSLIRPPSDSVDQRSTVEVTGHKAHGAVPQPGSIVFARVTKVMARTATADVVCVDSKSVREKFTGIIRHQDVRATEIDKVDMHLSFRPGDIVRALVLSLGDARAYYLSTAKNELGVVSAESVSGGTMVPISWTEMQCPLTGQVEPRKVAKVEA from the exons ATGAGCATTGCAATGGAAGAGTTGGCGACGCCAGGACAAGAGTTGGGTAAAGCATCAGAGTTGAAAGCCGGAAAGGGTGCTTACGTTTCAACAGAGAACGGCACCACTTACGCCTCTCTCACCGGATTCCTTTCTCTTATACGTCCACCTTCCGATTCTGTTGACCAG AGATCAACAGTCGAAGTTACCGGTCATAAAGCCCATGGAGCAGTTCCTCAGCCTGGTTCCATTGTTTTTGCTAGA GTTACTAAGGTGATGGCTAGAACGGCTACAGCAGACGTAGTATGTGTTGATTCCAAATCTGTGCGTGAGAAATTTACGGGCATTATTAG GCATCAAGATGTCAGAGCAACTGAGATTGACAAAGTTGACATGCATTTGTCCTTCCGCCCAGGTGATATTGTTCGTGCATTGGTG CTATCACTTGGAGATGCACGCGCTTATTATCTGTCAACTGCTAAAAATGAGCTGGGTGTTGTATCTGCTGAAAGTGTGTCTG GTGGTACCATGGTTCCAATTAGTTGGACAGAAATGCAGTGCCCTCTAACTGGTCAAGTAGAACCGAGAAAGGTGGCCAAAGTTGAAGCTTGA